The Echinicola rosea genome has a segment encoding these proteins:
- a CDS encoding helix-turn-helix domain-containing protein, translating to MSELLVKNMVCPRCIMAVESILKEQNIPFEKVDLGKVTLENLPEPSKLNTLKTHLEKLGFGLIQAPVNRLIERIKNKLHELVLQDEIPASLSLSNYLTKEIGEDYSKMSHLFSSKEGITIEKYFIKLKLEKAKELLFNQELQLSEIAWKLGYSSVQHLSGQFKKITGMTPSAYKKLKQKPRSGLDQLK from the coding sequence ATGTCTGAATTATTGGTAAAAAACATGGTCTGTCCGCGATGCATCATGGCTGTGGAAAGTATTTTGAAGGAACAAAATATACCTTTTGAAAAAGTGGATTTAGGTAAGGTAACACTGGAAAACCTCCCTGAACCGTCCAAGCTAAATACTTTAAAAACCCACTTGGAAAAACTAGGCTTTGGGCTGATCCAAGCCCCTGTCAATCGACTCATCGAGCGGATCAAAAACAAACTGCACGAACTGGTACTACAGGATGAAATCCCTGCCTCCTTGAGTCTATCCAACTACCTGACAAAGGAAATAGGTGAAGATTACAGCAAAATGAGCCACCTCTTCAGCAGTAAGGAAGGCATTACCATAGAAAAGTATTTTATAAAACTCAAGCTTGAAAAAGCGAAAGAATTGCTCTTTAATCAAGAATTGCAACTCAGCGAAATTGCCTGGAAACTGGGGTACAGCAGTGTCCAGCATTTATCCGGTCAATTCAAAAAAATCACGGGCATGACTCCCTCTGCCTACAAAAAGCTCAAACAAAAGCCTCGCTCCGGCTTAGACCAGCTGAAGTAA
- a CDS encoding Glu/Leu/Phe/Val family dehydrogenase, whose amino-acid sequence MIEVKTEEKIKEASIYGQITSLGHEQLVICYDEPTGLKAIIGIHNTVLGPALGGTRMWNYTSEQEAITDVLRLSRGMTFKAAISGLNIGGGKAVIIGDPKLKSEAFLRRFGRFVESLGGRYITAEDVNMKTRDMEYIAMETSHVTGLPEINGGGGDPSPVTAYGAYLGMKASAKKAFGTDELKGKKVAVQGIGQVGRHLIDHLVKEGAEIYVTDIFEDRLKEVAKATGATVVAPDEIYDVNMDIYAPCALGATVNDQTVDRLKCSVIAGAANNQLEDEQKHGQLLLDRGIVYAPDFLINAGGLINVYAEHLGGYNREAAYQQAEKIYDTCLAILNKSEKESIPAQQAAIELAWNRIQSIGKVKSSY is encoded by the coding sequence ATGATAGAGGTTAAAACGGAGGAAAAAATCAAAGAAGCATCCATATACGGACAGATCACTTCTTTAGGACATGAGCAATTGGTCATCTGCTATGATGAGCCAACAGGGTTGAAGGCCATTATTGGTATTCATAATACTGTGCTGGGGCCTGCTTTGGGTGGAACCAGGATGTGGAATTATACTTCCGAGCAGGAAGCTATTACTGATGTGCTGCGTCTTTCAAGGGGGATGACCTTTAAGGCAGCCATTTCCGGATTGAATATCGGAGGTGGAAAAGCAGTGATTATTGGTGACCCAAAACTAAAGAGCGAGGCATTTCTCCGAAGATTTGGCCGGTTTGTAGAAAGCTTGGGAGGCCGGTATATCACTGCCGAAGATGTGAACATGAAGACAAGAGACATGGAGTATATCGCCATGGAGACTTCCCATGTCACAGGTCTTCCCGAAATCAACGGTGGGGGCGGGGATCCGTCGCCAGTGACTGCCTATGGCGCATATTTGGGCATGAAAGCATCTGCCAAAAAAGCTTTTGGAACGGATGAGCTTAAAGGCAAGAAAGTTGCCGTTCAGGGGATCGGACAGGTAGGGAGACACTTGATCGACCACTTAGTGAAAGAAGGTGCGGAGATTTATGTTACCGATATATTCGAGGATAGACTGAAAGAAGTGGCCAAGGCTACAGGTGCTACAGTGGTAGCGCCAGACGAGATCTATGATGTAAACATGGATATTTATGCCCCTTGTGCGCTTGGTGCTACGGTAAATGATCAGACCGTAGATCGATTAAAGTGCTCAGTGATTGCTGGAGCAGCGAACAACCAGCTTGAAGATGAGCAAAAGCACGGCCAGTTGTTGTTGGATAGAGGAATTGTATATGCTCCTGATTTCCTTATCAATGCCGGAGGGCTGATCAATGTTTATGCAGAGCACCTTGGAGGATACAATAGAGAAGCAGCCTATCAGCAGGCTGAAAAAATCTATGATACTTGTCTGGCGATCCTCAACAAATCAGAGAAAGAAAGCATCCCTGCACAACAAGCGGCGATAGAGCTGGCTTGGAATAGGATTCAAAGCATTGGCAAGGTGAAATCATCTTACTAA
- a CDS encoding co-chaperone GroES, producing the protein MRLTEDNKLKRLVVVGDRVLIKLKQANEKTSSGLYLPPGVQEKEKVQQGYIMKAGPGYPIPMHVEEDEPWKEKEENVRYVPLQAKEGDLAIFLLTGAHEVVYEGEKFYIVSQNAILMLEREEEL; encoded by the coding sequence ATGCGTTTAACAGAAGATAACAAACTGAAAAGATTGGTGGTCGTGGGAGACCGTGTGTTGATCAAGCTCAAGCAGGCAAATGAAAAAACTTCCAGTGGACTTTACCTACCGCCGGGAGTCCAGGAAAAAGAAAAAGTGCAACAGGGATATATCATGAAGGCAGGTCCTGGTTATCCGATTCCCATGCATGTGGAGGAAGACGAACCTTGGAAAGAAAAAGAGGAGAATGTTCGCTATGTGCCCTTACAGGCAAAGGAAGGGGATCTAGCCATTTTTCTTCTCACCGGGGCACATGAGGTGGTCTATGAAGGGGAAAAGTTCTACATCGTTTCACAAAATGCTATTTTGATGTTGGAGAGGGAAGAGGAGCTGTGA
- a CDS encoding ABC transporter ATP-binding protein translates to MSSLWRLNKYLYKYKGYLLLGILFTIISNIFVMIPAQLVRVAIDYVVESFSFYQMFEQGASTESIRSAFLDFIFVFGVLILAMAFLRGFFLFLIRQTIIVMSRLIEYDLKNEIFAHYQQLPLSFYRKNSTGDLMARITEDVSRVRMYFGPALMYGINLLVLFPLVIGYMLTVNVPLTIYSLLPLPVLSISIYIVNNMINERSEKIQRSLSGLSTFVQESFSGIRVLKAFVREEDSSHKFATASEDYKEKSISLTKVQSLFFPLIMGLVGISTIITVYVGGNQVIEGTIGYGVIAEFILYVNMLTWPVTSLGWVTSIVQRAAASQTRINEFLDEQNTIISKEQLTEDILGTVAFKNVSFEYPDSGIKALKNVSFSIQSGESLAIIGTTGSGKSTIANLLMRMYDPASGEIVVDDHPINAYDISHLRKNIGYVPQDVFLFSDSIANNIGFGLDEIPQEVVEQAAKDADVYQNIMDFPKGFETKLGERGITLSGGQKQRVSIARAIAKDPSILLLDDCLSAVDTKTENVILNALRSIMEGRTSIIISHRVSSAKLADKIIVLDDGKLVEEGSHEALMAKKGVYAELYEKQTQSGETMEK, encoded by the coding sequence GTGAGCTCACTCTGGAGACTGAATAAATACCTCTATAAATATAAAGGATATCTCCTTTTGGGGATACTCTTTACGATAATTTCCAACATTTTCGTCATGATTCCTGCACAACTGGTGCGGGTAGCCATCGACTATGTGGTAGAAAGTTTCAGCTTTTACCAAATGTTTGAGCAAGGAGCCAGTACAGAAAGTATCCGTTCGGCTTTCCTCGACTTTATTTTTGTTTTTGGCGTGTTGATACTTGCAATGGCCTTTTTGAGGGGCTTTTTCCTTTTCCTGATCAGACAGACGATCATCGTAATGTCCCGATTGATCGAGTATGATTTGAAAAATGAGATTTTCGCACATTACCAGCAACTGCCATTAAGCTTTTATAGAAAAAACAGTACAGGAGACCTGATGGCCCGCATTACTGAAGACGTAAGCCGGGTACGGATGTATTTCGGCCCTGCCCTGATGTACGGCATCAACCTACTCGTACTCTTTCCACTGGTCATCGGATATATGCTGACGGTCAATGTGCCGCTCACCATATATTCGCTGCTTCCACTACCGGTCCTTTCGATCAGCATTTATATTGTCAACAACATGATCAATGAGCGGTCTGAAAAGATCCAGCGTAGCCTCAGTGGGCTAAGCACATTTGTTCAGGAATCTTTTTCAGGCATTCGGGTACTCAAAGCATTTGTGAGAGAAGAAGACAGCAGTCATAAATTTGCCACTGCCAGTGAAGATTACAAGGAAAAATCCATCAGCCTTACCAAAGTCCAGTCGCTCTTTTTTCCATTGATCATGGGCCTGGTGGGAATAAGCACGATTATCACGGTTTATGTTGGCGGCAATCAGGTGATCGAAGGCACCATCGGCTATGGGGTTATCGCTGAGTTTATCCTTTATGTCAATATGCTGACCTGGCCGGTAACCTCATTGGGATGGGTAACCAGCATTGTCCAGCGGGCCGCTGCCTCTCAGACCAGGATCAATGAATTCCTGGATGAGCAAAATACCATCATTAGTAAGGAGCAACTCACCGAAGACATCCTTGGGACGGTGGCCTTTAAAAACGTCTCCTTTGAATATCCTGATTCGGGAATAAAAGCACTGAAAAATGTATCCTTCTCCATCCAATCCGGTGAATCATTGGCCATCATCGGAACCACAGGCTCAGGAAAATCCACTATTGCCAACTTGTTGATGAGAATGTACGATCCGGCCTCGGGCGAAATTGTCGTGGACGACCACCCTATCAATGCCTATGATATCTCACATCTCCGCAAAAACATCGGATATGTCCCCCAAGATGTGTTCTTGTTCAGTGACAGCATTGCCAACAATATTGGCTTTGGACTGGACGAAATCCCTCAGGAGGTGGTCGAACAGGCCGCAAAAGATGCGGACGTTTACCAAAACATCATGGACTTCCCAAAAGGATTCGAAACAAAACTTGGCGAAAGGGGCATCACCCTCAGCGGAGGACAAAAGCAACGGGTTTCCATCGCCAGGGCCATTGCTAAGGATCCTTCCATTTTATTACTGGACGACTGCCTCTCTGCCGTGGATACCAAAACAGAAAATGTCATCCTCAATGCGCTCAGAAGCATCATGGAAGGAAGGACCTCCATCATCATCTCCCACCGGGTATCCTCTGCCAAACTGGCGGATAAAATCATCGTATTGGATGATGGCAAACTTGTGGAAGAGGGGTCACACGAAGCTCTGATGGCCAAAAAAGGCGTGTATGCCGAACTCTACGAAAAACAAACCCAATCCGGCGAAACCATGGAGAAATAG
- the nusB gene encoding transcription antitermination factor NusB, whose protein sequence is MLNRRILRVKAFQSLYAYDQCKASNLNLAKDYVREAFQPDLNSMEVQDKGQLRKDAEETITLFSQNLNNKSLIAAGDYATKVKSEAIKAINLYHQKNQKDLDFLRNNMVDAAESIPELYLTAVQILIGFSEHVKREYERKRKLNQEQVSSVSGELNLANNRVIGFLQEAPAFTTASIRQQADVADMELEIQEWYREYVKPWERYQEYMKLSEPTLEEDLDILMDLTKKVLFKTDAILSNFSEKDLSWTENKAVVRSLAIKVLKNVMEVDNTEDYSLPEIAINWEEDKEFFQNIFNLTIDNDEANRALIAEKTKNWDIERIASTDKIIISMAVTEMLFFPSIPVKVTINEYIDISKTYSTPKSKQFVNGLLDVLAKELSDQGKIRKSGRGLLDNK, encoded by the coding sequence ATGTTAAATAGAAGAATTCTCAGAGTAAAGGCTTTCCAAAGTTTGTATGCTTATGATCAGTGCAAAGCTTCCAATCTCAACTTAGCCAAGGATTATGTTAGAGAGGCTTTTCAGCCAGACCTGAACAGTATGGAAGTGCAGGACAAAGGTCAATTGAGGAAAGATGCCGAAGAAACCATCACCCTTTTTTCCCAAAACCTGAACAATAAATCCTTGATCGCCGCGGGAGATTATGCGACGAAGGTCAAATCAGAGGCCATCAAAGCCATTAATCTCTACCATCAAAAGAACCAAAAGGATTTGGATTTTCTCCGAAATAACATGGTAGATGCAGCTGAGAGTATTCCAGAGCTTTACCTTACGGCCGTCCAGATACTTATTGGCTTTAGTGAGCATGTCAAGCGAGAATATGAACGTAAGCGAAAGCTGAACCAAGAGCAGGTTTCGTCCGTAAGCGGCGAGCTTAACCTGGCCAACAACAGAGTGATCGGCTTCCTGCAGGAGGCTCCGGCCTTTACCACTGCAAGCATTCGCCAGCAGGCAGATGTAGCAGATATGGAATTGGAGATCCAAGAGTGGTATCGTGAGTACGTAAAACCGTGGGAGCGATATCAGGAATACATGAAACTGAGCGAGCCGACACTGGAAGAGGATTTGGATATTTTGATGGACCTGACCAAGAAAGTCCTTTTCAAGACTGACGCGATTTTGAGCAACTTTTCAGAGAAGGACCTAAGCTGGACAGAAAATAAGGCGGTGGTAAGAAGTCTGGCGATCAAAGTACTGAAAAATGTAATGGAGGTGGACAATACAGAGGATTACAGTCTTCCTGAAATTGCCATAAACTGGGAAGAGGATAAGGAATTTTTTCAAAATATCTTTAACTTGACCATCGATAATGACGAGGCAAATAGGGCTTTGATAGCTGAAAAAACCAAAAACTGGGATATCGAGCGAATAGCCTCCACAGATAAGATTATCATTTCAATGGCTGTCACGGAGATGTTATTTTTTCCAAGTATCCCTGTGAAAGTAACCATCAATGAGTATATTGATATTTCAAAAACGTACAGTACGCCTAAAAGTAAGCAATTTGTCAACGGACTGCTGGATGTGCTAGCCAAAGAGCTAAGCGACCAAGGTAAAATCCGGAAAAGTGGCAGAGGGCTTTTGGACAACAAATAA
- a CDS encoding porin family protein, translating to MKRFWIFVIALLGLGTVAKAQDFSIGPKLGISQGNIKVDGEGYESGSEKLGYHVGAFVRMGGNSLYLQPEVLYVNTGGEIKETQGTDERSYEASFNRFDVPIMVGFKIGDVFRVQGGPVASFLLNSKFKDNIAPDPEPEYKNATVGYQAGIGFDIANMIIDLKYEGSLSNQAESIAGFDTDQRQNQLIVSLGLRLF from the coding sequence ATGAAGAGATTTTGGATTTTCGTCATCGCCTTGCTGGGCTTGGGAACAGTTGCCAAAGCGCAGGATTTTAGCATAGGGCCCAAGCTGGGGATATCCCAAGGGAATATAAAAGTGGACGGAGAAGGATATGAAAGTGGTAGCGAAAAGCTGGGCTATCATGTGGGGGCTTTTGTGAGAATGGGAGGAAACTCACTTTATCTGCAGCCTGAGGTGTTATATGTGAATACCGGTGGAGAGATTAAAGAAACCCAGGGAACCGATGAGAGGTCTTATGAAGCGTCATTTAACCGCTTTGATGTCCCAATTATGGTAGGCTTTAAAATTGGAGATGTGTTCAGGGTTCAAGGTGGGCCAGTGGCCAGTTTCTTGCTCAATTCAAAATTTAAGGATAATATCGCTCCAGATCCTGAGCCAGAGTACAAAAATGCTACAGTGGGCTACCAAGCAGGTATCGGATTTGATATTGCCAATATGATCATTGACCTAAAATATGAGGGCTCTCTGAGCAATCAGGCCGAGAGCATTGCTGGATTTGATACCGATCAGCGGCAAAACCAGCTAATTGTCTCCTTGGGACTTCGGCTATTTTAA
- the dnaK gene encoding molecular chaperone DnaK, with protein sequence MGKIIGIDLGTTNSCVAVMEGNEPVVIQNSEGRRTTPSIVAFLDNGNGERKVGDPAKRQAITNPANTISSVKRFMGKKFSEVSDEKKHASYKVEQGANDTVAVKIGDRSYTPQELSAMILQKMKSTAEDFLGQEVTEAVITVPAYFNDAERQATKEAGQVAGLEVKRIINEPTAAALAYGMDKKDQDMKIAVYDLGGGTFDISILELGDGVFEVKSTNGDVHLGGDDFDQVVINWLADEFKSEEDIDLKQDPMALQRLKEAAEKAKIELSSSSSTEINLPYITATQSGPKHLVRNLTRAKFEQLSEDLVRRSLEPCKKALSDAGLSASDIDEVILVGGSTRIPKIQEEVEKFFGKKPSKGVNPDEVVAIGAAIQGGVLTGEVKDVLLLDVTPLSLGIETMGGVSTKLIEANTTIPSKKSEVFSTAADNQPAVDIHVLQGERPLAKDNRSIGRFQLADIPPAPRGVPQIEVTFDIDANGILHVSAKDKGTGKEQKIKIEASSGLSEDEIERMKKEAEANAASDKEEKEKIEKLNQADSLIFQTEKQLKEFGDKLSDGNKTNINGALEKLKSAHQAQDLEAITPAIEELNKAWEAASTEMYNATQGAAGAEGAAGEGAGASADAGGESGDGVSDVDYEEVNEEDKK encoded by the coding sequence ATGGGAAAAATTATTGGTATAGACTTGGGAACCACTAACTCCTGCGTAGCCGTGATGGAGGGTAACGAACCGGTGGTTATCCAAAACAGTGAGGGAAGAAGAACCACTCCTTCTATTGTGGCGTTTTTGGACAATGGAAACGGAGAGCGAAAAGTAGGTGATCCTGCCAAAAGACAAGCTATCACCAACCCAGCCAATACCATTTCTTCTGTGAAAAGGTTTATGGGTAAAAAATTCTCTGAGGTTTCTGATGAGAAAAAACATGCATCCTACAAAGTAGAGCAAGGAGCTAACGATACGGTAGCCGTAAAAATTGGCGACAGGAGTTATACTCCACAGGAGCTGTCTGCGATGATCCTTCAGAAAATGAAGTCCACTGCAGAGGACTTTTTGGGGCAGGAAGTGACCGAAGCGGTGATTACTGTTCCTGCTTACTTTAATGATGCGGAACGTCAAGCGACCAAAGAAGCTGGTCAAGTGGCCGGTCTGGAAGTGAAACGTATCATCAATGAGCCAACAGCTGCGGCCTTGGCCTATGGGATGGATAAGAAAGACCAGGATATGAAAATTGCGGTGTATGACCTTGGTGGTGGTACATTTGATATTTCGATCCTTGAGCTGGGCGATGGTGTATTTGAGGTGAAGTCAACCAACGGTGATGTGCACTTGGGTGGAGACGACTTTGACCAAGTGGTCATCAATTGGCTGGCAGATGAATTCAAGAGCGAAGAGGATATCGACCTGAAGCAAGATCCTATGGCCCTTCAGCGTCTGAAAGAAGCTGCTGAGAAAGCTAAAATCGAACTTTCCAGCTCATCTTCTACCGAAATTAACTTGCCGTATATTACCGCTACCCAAAGCGGTCCTAAGCACTTGGTGAGGAACCTTACCCGTGCGAAATTTGAGCAACTTTCCGAAGATTTGGTAAGACGTTCATTGGAGCCATGTAAGAAGGCACTTTCTGATGCAGGGCTTTCTGCTTCTGATATTGACGAGGTAATATTGGTAGGTGGATCTACACGTATTCCTAAAATCCAAGAAGAAGTAGAGAAGTTCTTTGGTAAGAAACCTTCCAAAGGGGTTAACCCTGATGAGGTGGTAGCGATTGGTGCGGCGATCCAAGGTGGTGTATTGACAGGAGAGGTGAAAGATGTGTTACTATTGGATGTGACGCCACTTTCTTTGGGTATCGAAACGATGGGCGGCGTGTCCACAAAACTGATCGAAGCAAATACCACGATTCCTTCCAAGAAGTCAGAAGTGTTCTCCACTGCAGCTGACAACCAGCCAGCCGTGGACATCCATGTCCTGCAAGGGGAGCGTCCATTGGCCAAGGACAACCGAAGCATCGGTAGGTTCCAATTGGCAGATATACCGCCAGCACCAAGAGGTGTACCTCAGATCGAAGTGACTTTCGATATTGATGCAAACGGTATCTTGCATGTGTCCGCTAAAGATAAAGGGACCGGCAAAGAGCAAAAAATCAAGATCGAAGCTTCTTCTGGGCTTTCCGAAGATGAAATCGAAAGAATGAAAAAAGAAGCTGAGGCAAATGCCGCTTCTGATAAAGAGGAAAAAGAGAAGATCGAAAAGCTTAACCAAGCGGACAGCCTGATCTTCCAGACAGAAAAGCAGCTGAAGGAATTTGGCGATAAGCTATCTGATGGTAATAAAACCAATATCAACGGTGCCTTGGAAAAACTGAAATCAGCTCATCAAGCACAGGATCTGGAAGCCATCACGCCTGCGATCGAAGAGCTTAACAAAGCTTGGGAGGCAGCATCTACAGAGATGTACAATGCTACTCAAGGTGCCGCTGGTGCCGAGGGAGCTGCTGGCGAAGGAGCTGGAGCATCTGCTGATGCTGGAGGCGAGTCTGGTGACGGTGTTTCTGATGTCGATTATGAAGAGGTAAACGAAGAAGATAAGAAATAA
- a CDS encoding alpha-ketoacid dehydrogenase subunit alpha/beta, with translation MVFDRKHLSDSDLLDFYEQLLMPRKIEERMLLLLRQGKISKWFSGWGQEAISTAAVLALKEDEFLLPMHRNLGVFTGRGVPLDQLFAQFQGKESGFTKGRDRSFHFGSMSHHIVGMISHLGPQLAVADGIALASKLGQEGKATLVFTGDGATSEGDFHEALNVASVWQLPVIFVIEHNGYGLSTPSEEQFRFEQFIDKGPGYGMEAVKVDGNNVLELYHKLTEIAADIRQHPRPFLVEAMTYRMRGHEESSGTKYVPKAYFEAGRKCDPVSNYESYLIEIGVLREDAIKAIGQRITTQIESGLSAAFSAEFPVAGKAEVEDVYCPHVSAAKPPSTPATAEMRLLDAISDALRMGMRKFPNLVLMGQDIGAYGGAFKVTAGLLDEFGADRVRNTPLCESAIIGTALGLSIRGYKTIVEMQFADFVSCGFNQIVNNLAKVHYRWGQHADVVIRMPTGAGVGAGPFHSQSNEAWFFHTPGLKIVYPSSPRDAKGLLAAAIEDPNPCLFFEHKALYRSIAGQVPDDYYTMEIGKANFVKEGDQLTVVTYGMGVHWAKRAIEEYDVSADVLDLRTLLPWDKESVAHSVKKTNKVIVLHEDCLSGGIGAEIAAWISEHCFEWLDAPVMREGSLDTPVPFAANLEAGFLPEERFREKLLALLAY, from the coding sequence ATGGTTTTTGACAGAAAGCACTTGAGCGATAGTGATCTGCTAGATTTTTACGAGCAGCTGCTCATGCCTCGGAAGATTGAAGAGAGAATGCTTCTCTTACTTCGTCAGGGTAAAATCTCCAAATGGTTCAGTGGCTGGGGACAGGAAGCTATCTCGACCGCTGCAGTTCTGGCCTTGAAAGAGGATGAATTTTTGCTTCCGATGCACCGCAATCTGGGTGTTTTTACGGGCAGGGGTGTTCCGCTGGATCAGTTGTTTGCCCAGTTTCAAGGAAAGGAGTCAGGCTTTACCAAAGGGCGTGACCGTTCATTCCATTTTGGGTCCATGTCGCATCATATTGTTGGGATGATTTCTCATTTGGGACCTCAACTGGCAGTGGCAGATGGGATCGCCTTGGCCAGTAAGCTGGGACAGGAAGGAAAGGCTACTTTGGTGTTTACGGGAGATGGTGCCACGTCTGAGGGCGACTTCCATGAGGCACTAAATGTAGCATCAGTCTGGCAGCTTCCGGTGATTTTTGTCATCGAACATAATGGTTATGGACTTTCTACACCCAGTGAGGAGCAGTTCCGCTTCGAACAATTCATCGATAAAGGGCCTGGCTATGGGATGGAGGCCGTAAAAGTAGATGGTAATAATGTTCTGGAGCTGTATCATAAGTTGACGGAGATTGCTGCAGATATACGGCAGCATCCGCGACCGTTTTTAGTGGAAGCCATGACTTACCGCATGAGAGGCCATGAGGAATCTTCAGGTACCAAGTACGTTCCAAAAGCTTATTTTGAAGCGGGAAGAAAATGTGACCCGGTGAGCAATTATGAAAGTTATTTGATAGAGATTGGTGTACTTCGCGAGGATGCCATAAAGGCTATCGGGCAGCGTATCACAACGCAGATCGAGAGCGGGCTTTCGGCAGCATTTTCTGCTGAATTTCCCGTGGCAGGGAAGGCAGAAGTGGAGGATGTGTATTGTCCACATGTGTCCGCTGCCAAGCCACCAAGTACTCCGGCTACCGCCGAAATGCGGTTGTTGGATGCGATAAGTGACGCATTGCGAATGGGTATGCGGAAGTTTCCGAACTTGGTGCTGATGGGTCAGGATATTGGGGCATACGGTGGGGCATTTAAAGTGACTGCAGGTTTGTTGGATGAGTTTGGTGCGGATAGGGTACGCAATACGCCACTTTGTGAAAGTGCGATTATCGGTACAGCACTGGGACTTTCCATAAGAGGATACAAGACGATAGTGGAAATGCAATTTGCAGATTTTGTGAGTTGCGGATTCAACCAAATCGTAAATAACCTCGCAAAGGTCCATTATCGCTGGGGACAGCATGCAGATGTGGTCATCCGTATGCCCACCGGAGCCGGTGTTGGGGCGGGGCCTTTTCACTCCCAATCAAATGAAGCCTGGTTTTTTCATACACCGGGGCTTAAAATCGTTTATCCGTCTTCCCCGCGGGATGCCAAAGGACTTCTGGCAGCGGCCATTGAAGATCCCAATCCATGCCTGTTTTTTGAGCACAAAGCGCTCTATCGCTCCATTGCGGGGCAGGTACCTGATGATTATTATACCATGGAAATAGGGAAAGCCAATTTTGTAAAGGAAGGTGATCAACTGACTGTGGTAACTTATGGGATGGGAGTGCATTGGGCGAAGAGAGCGATCGAGGAATACGATGTCAGCGCAGATGTGTTGGATTTGCGGACCCTATTGCCTTGGGACAAAGAAAGTGTAGCACATTCCGTAAAGAAAACCAATAAGGTGATTGTCCTCCATGAAGATTGCCTGAGCGGTGGTATTGGGGCAGAGATTGCCGCCTGGATCAGTGAGCACTGTTTTGAGTGGTTGGATGCACCAGTGATGCGTGAGGGGAGTTTGGATACTCCGGTTCCGTTTGCGGCTAACTTGGAAGCGGGCTTTCTGCCTGAGGAGCGTTTCCGGGAAAAGTTACTTGCGCTGTTGGCCTATTGA
- a CDS encoding MOSC domain-containing protein: MQVQDIYIYPIKSLGGIRLEKAEMLTKGFRWDRRWMLVDDAGTFMTQRSLPIMALLQVNLTANGLEIYHKQQPHQKISIPFIPETDQFMEVNVWDDVVSGQIVNPEVDQWFSEMLATPCHLVFMPENTTRSIKEKYAVNDETVSFADAMPYLLISQASLDDLNQRLEQAVPMERFRPNIVISGCEAFEEDGWKRLQIGKHLFQVTKPCARCVMTTVDQQTGVKGKEPLKTLSKYRLRDKKVLFGQNLIALEKGEVKTGDPVNVVQ, from the coding sequence ATGCAAGTACAGGACATTTACATTTACCCCATCAAATCCCTTGGTGGAATTCGATTGGAAAAAGCAGAAATGCTTACCAAAGGTTTTAGGTGGGACAGAAGATGGATGCTCGTCGATGACGCAGGCACCTTCATGACCCAACGTTCCCTGCCGATTATGGCCCTTCTCCAAGTAAACCTCACTGCAAACGGGCTGGAGATCTACCACAAGCAGCAGCCCCACCAAAAAATCAGCATCCCCTTCATTCCTGAAACGGATCAATTTATGGAGGTCAACGTCTGGGACGATGTGGTATCAGGACAGATCGTAAACCCCGAAGTGGACCAATGGTTCTCGGAAATGCTGGCCACTCCATGCCACTTGGTATTTATGCCGGAGAATACTACCCGGTCGATCAAAGAAAAATATGCCGTCAATGACGAAACTGTTAGTTTTGCCGATGCCATGCCTTATCTCCTGATCAGCCAAGCTTCTCTCGATGATCTCAATCAGCGTTTGGAACAGGCTGTCCCCATGGAGCGTTTCCGACCGAACATCGTCATCAGTGGATGTGAGGCTTTTGAGGAAGATGGATGGAAACGACTTCAAATCGGAAAACACCTATTTCAAGTCACCAAACCCTGTGCCCGCTGTGTCATGACCACCGTGGACCAACAAACCGGAGTAAAGGGCAAAGAACCTTTGAAAACACTTTCCAAATATAGGCTAAGGGACAAAAAAGTACTTTTTGGCCAAAATTTGATTGCACTTGAAAAAGGTGAGGTAAAAACAGGCGACCCAGTCAACGTCGTCCAATAG
- a CDS encoding YtxH domain-containing protein produces MSKQSNSILAFVLGAGVGAAFGVLFAPDSGNNTRDKLSYQLSKYKTELEDIIKDLVEGRDLPLNEAKSEGKKVITDAKNKAENLLTDVNKLIDQINKENN; encoded by the coding sequence ATGAGCAAACAGAGTAATTCGATTTTGGCTTTTGTACTCGGTGCTGGTGTAGGTGCTGCATTCGGGGTTTTATTTGCACCTGATTCAGGTAACAATACCAGGGACAAGCTGTCTTACCAGCTGTCAAAATATAAGACCGAGCTGGAGGATATTATAAAAGACCTGGTGGAAGGAAGGGACCTCCCGCTGAATGAAGCAAAATCAGAGGGGAAAAAGGTGATCACAGACGCAAAAAATAAAGCAGAAAACCTGCTGACAGATGTCAATAAGCTTATTGACCAGATCAATAAAGAAAATAACTAA